One Hermetia illucens chromosome 4, iHerIll2.2.curated.20191125, whole genome shotgun sequence DNA segment encodes these proteins:
- the LOC119655070 gene encoding histone H2A-like: MSGRGKGGKVKQKAKSRSNRAGLQFPVGRIHRLLKKGNYAERVGAGAPVYLAAVMEYLAAEVLELAGNAARDNKKTRIIPRHLQLAIRNDEELNKLLAGVTIAQGGVLPNIQAVLLPKKSEKKA, translated from the coding sequence ATGTCGGGACGTGGTAAAGGAGGAAAGGTAAAACAGAAGGCCAAGTCTCGATCAAATCGTGCTGGACTTCAATTTCCCGTTGGTCGTATTCATCGCTTactgaaaaaaggaaattatgctgAGAGGGTTGGTGCTGGAGCTCCTGTATATCTTGCTGCAGTAATGGAGTATCTAGCAGCCGAAGTGCTCGAATTGGCTGGGAATGCAGCCCGCGATAACAAGAAAACTAGAATCATCCCCCGACACCTACAACTAGCGATTCGTAATGACGAAGAGTTGAACAAGTTACTTGCAGGAGTCACCATTGCACAAGGAGGGGTTCTGCCCAATATTCAAGCCGTTCTTCTCCCAAAGAAGTCAGAGAAGAAAGCATAG